The Treponema medium genome has a window encoding:
- the creD gene encoding cell envelope integrity protein CreD has protein sequence MPKKSMFPHQAAWIKPVIIFIMMLILLIPLAFIRSLVNDREGYRRTAEASIMEPAGGEPVIEGLLLAVPYNELVEYTDASGKVVQKEKKTDYILTVPETYNLVTQINPYHLSRGIFTVPVFNGELAITASFSAFQFSQFNIAEKNIRYKDAVLILGIKDKKTLTAYPTLHGNGKPLLEALTAPAGASPFRNAVYYMVPEDTVRSGFSIEGSVSIQGGKSLCIVPLAADNSFTVQSTWPAPSFSGGWLPKSRTLDDSGFSADWRISGLSTVFPRSWKAQDFSISKDTDVYDEYDGYAAKASSSLRSSPETVKIGFITPVNHYSQVKRCITYALLFLAVPFLAIFLCELWSAVRIHPIQYFLIGIADILFYLLLLSFSEHVSFNLSYLIATAGVCTVVGFYTAAIFKRIRWGILLTAVQAISYFLLFGILQSEDYALLIGSIGIFCVVALLMFLTRRVDWYSTRFASVHTHSEVVNDDINQMLANDESFSGDVT, from the coding sequence ATGCCTAAGAAATCAATGTTTCCCCATCAGGCGGCGTGGATAAAACCCGTTATCATCTTTATTATGATGCTGATACTGCTTATTCCGCTTGCGTTTATTCGCTCACTTGTTAATGATCGGGAAGGGTACCGGCGGACTGCCGAAGCGTCTATCATGGAACCTGCTGGGGGAGAACCTGTTATTGAAGGCTTGCTGCTTGCCGTGCCATATAACGAATTGGTTGAATATACGGATGCTTCCGGAAAGGTTGTTCAAAAAGAGAAAAAAACGGACTATATTCTCACAGTTCCGGAAACATATAATCTGGTAACACAGATTAATCCTTATCACCTTTCGCGGGGTATATTTACCGTACCCGTTTTTAACGGCGAGCTTGCGATTACCGCTTCGTTCTCCGCCTTTCAATTTAGTCAATTCAATATTGCGGAAAAGAATATTCGCTACAAAGATGCTGTCCTTATTCTTGGGATAAAAGATAAAAAGACATTAACCGCTTATCCCACACTTCACGGGAACGGTAAGCCGCTGCTTGAAGCGCTGACTGCCCCTGCCGGAGCATCTCCGTTTCGCAATGCCGTTTATTACATGGTACCGGAAGATACCGTGCGTTCCGGCTTTTCGATTGAGGGTTCTGTTTCCATACAAGGAGGTAAAAGCCTTTGTATCGTACCGCTTGCTGCGGATAACAGTTTTACTGTGCAGTCGACATGGCCTGCCCCCAGTTTTTCGGGTGGATGGCTGCCAAAGAGCCGTACGCTCGACGATTCGGGTTTTTCCGCCGATTGGCGTATTTCCGGTTTAAGCACGGTATTTCCCCGTAGTTGGAAAGCGCAGGATTTCAGTATATCCAAAGATACGGATGTGTATGATGAATATGACGGTTATGCGGCGAAAGCTTCTTCAAGCCTCCGTAGTTCGCCCGAAACGGTAAAGATCGGTTTTATTACACCCGTTAATCATTATTCGCAAGTAAAGCGGTGCATTACTTATGCGCTCCTTTTTTTAGCGGTTCCGTTTTTAGCGATATTTTTATGCGAATTATGGAGTGCGGTGCGGATTCATCCCATCCAGTATTTTCTTATCGGGATTGCCGACATTTTATTTTATTTGCTGTTATTGTCTTTTTCCGAACATGTTTCGTTTAATCTCAGCTATTTGATTGCTACGGCAGGCGTATGTACCGTTGTCGGGTTTTATACTGCTGCAATTTTTAAGCGGATACGTTGGGGTATTCTTTTAACTGCGGTACAAGCCATATCCTATTTTTTATTGTTCGGCATATTGCAATCGGAAGATTATGCGCTGCTTATCGGCAGTATCGGTATCTTCTGCGTTGTTGCGCTGCTGATGTTTCTTACGCGGCGGGTTGATTGGTATAGTACTCGTTTTGCTTCTGTGCATACTCATTCGGAAGTTGTCAACGACGATATAAACCAAATGCTTGCGAATGACGAGTCTTTCTCCGGCGACGTTACATAG
- a CDS encoding xylulokinase, with protein MHHGIFCADIGTSSLKAAFITEDGTVLKFIRLLFPQPVQAVDWIQTFFAAWRSLPADYTVDVICVSGNGPSLVAVPQNRRMPQAPINTATPLTAASLLSAVPPDDVINAIIDAAKNDTLFLWNESVPQGLTVSGQQGAAVPAPQEGTASVPVAGLSLFLPRIAAFRAKYPDVFAGAAQLFSGPEYVSYLLTGAVVTSLPDPRYEAAYWSKEELFRFSEALHIDTERLAGLLPPFTAAGTVIGHFCGIPVIAGVPDFIAALIGTGTLTAGTACDRAGSSEGINVCISQPCRSEKTLLLPSVMPDLWNLSSVIPSSGAAFSSFLVSHGFLGNDYIAAMERIAAEPFVASGAYPATFAGQGRAFVEALAFRIRHGCDLLEQVSGFHPVYTLSGGQAHNALWCQMKADMTGRTFALPAFADGELVGDAALALFALGRGDNLAAIAQRLIRIKRYYEPEQAAAQRYTEKYLLHSETA; from the coding sequence ATGCATCACGGTATTTTCTGTGCCGATATTGGTACGTCGTCGTTAAAGGCGGCATTTATTACCGAGGACGGAACGGTTCTCAAGTTTATACGCTTGCTGTTTCCGCAGCCTGTTCAAGCGGTAGACTGGATTCAAACCTTTTTTGCCGCATGGCGCAGTTTGCCGGCTGATTATACGGTAGACGTGATTTGCGTTTCGGGAAACGGTCCCTCGCTCGTTGCCGTACCTCAAAACCGTCGTATGCCGCAGGCGCCTATAAACACCGCTACACCTTTGACCGCCGCATCTTTACTCTCCGCTGTTCCCCCTGATGATGTTATTAACGCTATTATTGACGCGGCTAAAAACGATACCTTGTTTTTATGGAATGAATCTGTGCCACAAGGGCTTACCGTATCGGGGCAGCAGGGGGCTGCCGTACCTGCGCCGCAAGAGGGAACCGCATCTGTCCCAGTGGCGGGGCTGTCCCTTTTTTTGCCGCGGATTGCGGCTTTTCGTGCAAAATATCCTGATGTATTCGCCGGCGCTGCGCAGCTTTTTTCCGGGCCGGAATATGTCTCTTACCTTTTAACCGGCGCGGTGGTAACCAGCCTCCCTGATCCGCGCTACGAGGCGGCCTATTGGAGTAAAGAAGAGCTTTTCCGGTTTTCGGAAGCGCTGCATATCGATACGGAAAGGCTTGCCGGTTTGCTGCCGCCTTTCACAGCCGCCGGTACGGTGATCGGACACTTTTGCGGTATTCCGGTTATCGCCGGTGTACCGGATTTTATCGCGGCGCTTATCGGGACGGGAACGCTGACGGCGGGTACCGCCTGCGACCGTGCCGGCTCAAGTGAGGGCATTAACGTCTGTATCTCGCAGCCGTGCCGTTCCGAGAAAACGCTGCTGCTGCCATCGGTTATGCCTGATTTGTGGAATCTGTCATCCGTTATTCCGTCTTCCGGCGCAGCGTTTTCCTCGTTTCTGGTGTCTCACGGCTTTTTGGGTAACGATTACATTGCTGCAATGGAACGGATCGCAGCGGAACCGTTCGTTGCTTCTGGTGCATACCCCGCGACCTTTGCGGGACAGGGGCGTGCATTTGTAGAGGCACTTGCTTTCCGTATTCGGCATGGCTGTGATTTACTGGAACAAGTTTCCGGTTTTCATCCTGTGTATACGTTATCCGGCGGGCAGGCGCATAATGCACTCTGGTGCCAAATGAAAGCCGACATGACCGGCAGAACTTTTGCGCTTCCCGCTTTTGCCGACGGAGAATTGGTCGGCGATGCGGCATTGGCGCTCTTCGCTCTCGGCAGGGGAGACAACCTTGCCGCTATCGCACAGCGGCTTATCCGCATCAAACGGTACTACGAACCGGAACAGGCTGCTGCACAGCGGTATACGGAAAAGTACTTGTTACATTCTGAAACTGCATGA
- a CDS encoding tetratricopeptide repeat protein: MMFSRPISKYYVLYLLVPIFLFISCTTVKNSIHADTTPGQSVSATILPLPSAADLASSHIDSKVQADMEIASPTSIRSAVTRIYSTSQGLTKEKQLQLTLAARLMRLLYPLVSIDWNTPNYQQADPYLDALTQIEKGSYPQNLGMNTFFDAVIPAMILIKGVGLQEYASVLEKRLLIARNLNPSSVLPPYLLGLLYEQLDKLSDAANYYQTAWEQDESCYPAGMRFAYLALFTNDIETAYKIAEKLYDRYPNAVTIQLLLAEAYLEKGNLEKAEEIVSGVLKKNNDFGRAFFLQVRLHIEKKEYLAANAMLDEFAKQNKVDKDYLLLRSRILLEWSKNITEAKQCLERADSFYPQSSDVILACANFCFETKNTVNGKTANDFINALLKQNPRNILAIRLLVKEDIAEKRWESAFERAQYLYNNNPSEEDIVLYARVCAGMNNWEEAVNTAQAAYTTAAQKQPSDEIIALYLQALYGGKKYGTLRQVINSHLSDARSALKSILIYYQALLAPNDEEKLALLRSSLLSDPRSSLTLFALYEWYFRHKDYRKAYYYLQQVIALDPYNKTYLQLAEKLERLQ, encoded by the coding sequence ATGATGTTTTCTCGCCCTATCTCAAAATATTACGTATTGTATTTATTGGTTCCTATTTTTCTCTTTATATCATGTACTACAGTAAAAAATAGTATTCATGCCGACACTACACCCGGACAGTCTGTTTCGGCTACTATTTTGCCCTTGCCTTCTGCGGCTGATTTGGCATCAAGCCATATCGATTCAAAAGTTCAGGCTGATATGGAAATAGCTTCTCCGACAAGTATTCGCAGTGCTGTAACCCGTATATATTCGACTTCTCAAGGGTTAACGAAAGAAAAGCAATTGCAATTAACATTGGCTGCTCGGTTGATGCGTCTTTTATATCCACTCGTGTCTATTGATTGGAATACTCCGAATTATCAACAAGCCGATCCGTATCTTGATGCATTGACCCAGATCGAGAAGGGTAGTTATCCACAAAACCTTGGTATGAATACATTTTTTGATGCGGTTATTCCGGCAATGATTTTAATAAAGGGGGTAGGATTGCAGGAATATGCCTCTGTACTGGAAAAGCGTTTGTTGATTGCAAGAAACTTAAATCCTTCTTCTGTACTACCGCCTTATCTTCTAGGTCTCTTGTACGAGCAACTCGACAAGCTTTCGGATGCAGCGAATTACTATCAAACCGCATGGGAACAAGATGAGAGCTGTTATCCAGCCGGTATGCGCTTTGCTTATTTAGCGCTTTTTACTAATGATATTGAAACAGCATATAAAATTGCTGAAAAATTGTATGATCGTTATCCTAATGCAGTAACGATTCAGCTATTGCTTGCAGAAGCATATCTTGAAAAAGGAAATTTGGAAAAGGCAGAGGAGATTGTTTCTGGGGTTCTTAAAAAAAACAATGATTTTGGGCGTGCGTTCTTTTTGCAAGTTCGACTGCATATAGAAAAAAAAGAATATTTAGCAGCAAATGCCATGCTTGATGAATTTGCTAAGCAGAATAAGGTTGATAAGGATTATCTTCTATTACGGAGCCGTATTTTACTTGAATGGAGTAAAAATATTACCGAGGCAAAACAATGCCTTGAAAGAGCAGATTCATTCTATCCGCAATCTTCAGATGTTATTCTTGCTTGTGCGAATTTTTGCTTTGAAACAAAAAATACTGTTAATGGAAAGACTGCTAACGATTTTATCAATGCTCTTCTAAAACAAAACCCGCGTAATATTCTAGCGATTCGTCTTTTGGTCAAAGAAGATATAGCTGAAAAACGATGGGAAAGTGCCTTTGAGCGTGCACAGTATTTATATAATAATAATCCTTCCGAGGAAGATATCGTACTATATGCCCGTGTCTGTGCAGGGATGAATAACTGGGAAGAAGCGGTGAATACGGCGCAAGCTGCATATACTACTGCCGCCCAAAAGCAGCCTTCTGACGAAATTATCGCGTTGTATTTGCAGGCTCTTTACGGTGGAAAAAAATACGGTACGCTTAGGCAAGTTATTAACAGCCATCTCAGTGATGCTCGATCTGCCTTAAAGTCGATTTTAATTTATTATCAAGCATTACTTGCGCCCAACGATGAAGAGAAACTGGCTCTTTTACGGTCGAGCCTTTTGTCCGATCCGCGTAGTTCTTTGACGCTCTTTGCTCTCTATGAGTGGTATTTTAGACATAAAGATTACCGAAAAGCATATTATTATTTGCAACAAGTTATTGCGCTTGATCCTTATAACAAGACGTATCTTCAGCTTGCTGAAAAATTGGAAAGACTTCAATAA
- a CDS encoding fructose-bisphosphatase class III, with the protein MKNVPAETLQHNIKYLDLLSRLFPNVTTAVEEVVNLKAILNLPKGTEHFLTDIHGEAEAFNHVMQNASGAIRRKVSEELSSTVSIDDLEELTTLIYYPKEKLELIKAEKKANITNWYELTIYRLVRVARATASKYTRSKVRKLLPKSFAYIMEELLQEDEHRFNKKDYYSEIIKSLVEYGRADLFIIELSEVIKKCTIDHLHIIGDIFDRGPSPHKVMDTLMAQNSLDIQWGNHDILWMGAAAGCRACVATAIRIALRYSNIDAIEDGYGISLLPLVSFAQHVYKDDPCAQFMPKVNEKKPFDVDAELLAKMHKAISIIQFKIEENIIEQHPSYNMEHRRLLRTLNPTAGTIEIEGKTYTLNDTSFPTIDPAHQTALTDEEQYLIDTLTNTFMTSEKLKQHVRFLYAKGSMYRRYNDNLLFHACLLLNEDGSFKEKEIDGAVYYGKSLMDKYDQMAREAYFSGQNADFLWFLWCNQDSTLFGKTKMTTFERYFIDDKATHKEPSSPYYKLMERDDGTLAARILKEFGLSGNAHIVNGHTPVKVAKGESPIKAGGKLLVIDGGFSKAYQKTTGIAGYTLTYNSYGMTLISHHPFESVDKVLREGFDIESTKEVIETLVERKRVADTDTGADMKEKVQNLEMLISAYNKGILKQQD; encoded by the coding sequence ATGAAAAATGTACCGGCAGAGACACTACAGCACAATATAAAGTATTTGGATTTACTTTCCCGCTTGTTCCCCAATGTTACCACCGCAGTTGAAGAAGTGGTCAATCTGAAAGCCATCCTGAATTTACCGAAAGGAACCGAGCATTTTTTGACGGATATTCACGGAGAAGCGGAAGCATTTAATCATGTGATGCAAAATGCGTCGGGCGCTATCCGGCGGAAAGTATCCGAAGAACTCAGCTCAACAGTCAGTATTGACGATTTAGAAGAACTCACTACCCTCATCTACTATCCTAAGGAAAAACTCGAACTGATCAAAGCGGAAAAAAAGGCCAATATTACAAACTGGTACGAATTAACTATTTACCGGCTGGTACGGGTGGCACGGGCAACAGCGTCAAAGTATACACGATCAAAGGTGAGGAAACTGCTGCCGAAGAGTTTTGCCTACATAATGGAAGAGCTGTTGCAGGAAGATGAACACCGCTTTAACAAAAAGGATTATTATAGCGAAATTATCAAAAGCCTCGTGGAATACGGACGTGCGGATTTATTCATCATTGAACTGTCCGAAGTAATAAAAAAATGCACCATCGATCATCTGCATATTATCGGCGATATTTTTGACCGCGGCCCGTCCCCGCACAAGGTGATGGATACGTTGATGGCGCAGAACAGTCTTGATATCCAGTGGGGCAATCACGATATCCTCTGGATGGGAGCTGCTGCGGGATGCCGTGCGTGTGTTGCAACGGCGATACGGATTGCGCTCCGCTATTCCAACATCGACGCTATCGAGGATGGATACGGCATCAGCCTGCTGCCGCTGGTAAGTTTCGCACAGCATGTGTATAAAGATGATCCGTGCGCGCAGTTTATGCCGAAAGTAAACGAGAAAAAGCCCTTCGACGTCGATGCGGAACTGCTCGCAAAAATGCATAAGGCAATCAGCATCATTCAATTCAAAATTGAAGAGAATATCATTGAGCAGCATCCTTCGTATAATATGGAACACCGGAGACTTTTGCGAACGCTTAATCCTACTGCGGGCACCATCGAAATTGAAGGAAAGACTTATACCCTGAACGACACCTCGTTCCCGACCATCGATCCCGCACATCAAACAGCGCTTACCGATGAAGAGCAGTACCTCATCGATACACTAACCAATACGTTTATGACCAGCGAAAAGCTCAAGCAGCATGTGCGGTTCTTGTATGCAAAGGGGAGCATGTACCGGCGCTATAACGATAACCTGCTCTTCCATGCCTGCCTGTTGCTGAACGAGGACGGCAGCTTTAAGGAGAAAGAGATAGACGGCGCCGTATATTACGGTAAAAGCCTGATGGATAAATACGACCAGATGGCGCGGGAAGCCTACTTTTCCGGACAGAATGCAGACTTTCTGTGGTTTTTATGGTGCAATCAGGATTCGACGCTGTTCGGCAAGACGAAGATGACCACCTTTGAACGCTACTTTATCGATGATAAAGCAACGCATAAAGAGCCGTCCTCGCCATATTATAAGCTGATGGAACGGGATGACGGAACGCTTGCCGCGCGGATACTCAAGGAGTTCGGATTAAGCGGCAACGCTCATATTGTCAATGGACACACGCCGGTCAAGGTTGCCAAGGGGGAAAGTCCGATTAAAGCGGGCGGCAAGCTTTTGGTTATCGACGGCGGATTTTCAAAAGCCTACCAAAAGACTACCGGCATCGCAGGCTACACGCTCACTTATAATTCTTACGGAATGACGCTGATAAGCCACCACCCGTTTGAGTCCGTGGATAAGGTTTTGCGCGAAGGCTTCGACATTGAATCTACAAAAGAGGTGATTGAAACCTTGGTTGAACGAAAGCGGGTTGCGGATACCGACACCGGCGCCGACATGAAGGAAAAAGTCCAAAACTTGGAAATGCTGATCAGCGCTTACAACAAGGGAATTTTAAAACAACAGGATTAA
- a CDS encoding PTS sugar transporter subunit IIA, translating to MNLKTVLTPETVNLHLKGTSKEEIIDELLEMLVQAGKVKDKAVARACVLDRERKMSTGMKHGIAIPHGKTDSVNDLVACIGISDHPVDFDSLDQEPCRIFIMTLSPIDKTGPHLQFLAEVSLLFKSAEKRQEILNATDKSDIIRILTE from the coding sequence ATGAACTTGAAAACTGTTTTGACACCTGAAACTGTCAATCTCCATTTAAAAGGAACCTCTAAAGAGGAAATTATTGATGAATTACTTGAAATGCTTGTTCAGGCAGGAAAAGTAAAAGATAAAGCCGTTGCCCGTGCCTGCGTGTTGGATCGTGAACGCAAAATGTCTACGGGAATGAAGCATGGTATTGCAATTCCGCACGGAAAAACCGATTCAGTAAACGATCTTGTTGCCTGTATTGGTATTTCGGATCATCCGGTCGATTTTGATTCGCTGGATCAAGAGCCATGCCGTATTTTTATTATGACACTTTCGCCGATTGACAAAACAGGACCGCACTTGCAGTTTTTGGCAGAAGTCAGCCTGCTGTTTAAGAGTGCCGAAAAACGACAAGAAATACTGAATGCAACTGACAAGTCCGATATTATCCGTATTTTAACCGAATAG
- the galE gene encoding UDP-glucose 4-epimerase GalE, with product MRVLVIGGAGYIGSHVVKAMLAAGHSVTVFDNLSTGQLCNIFPGTEFIAGDTRHNDDIEAAFARGFDGAVYLAAFKAVGESMVAPEKYSINNISATMNILNAAVKHGCLRFVFSSSAAVYGSPEYLPIDEKHPKNPESYYGFTKLKTEEFLQWYDRLKGLKFASLRYFNAAGYDPEGAVKGLERNPQNLLPIIMEVAAGMRKELQIFGNDYPTRDGTCIRDYVHVSDLAKAHTDALHYIDKENSSLIVNLGSEVGITVSEMLTAARSITGKAIPARFVGRRAGDPAELYATSQHARETIGWNPQYSDVKTLIESTWNMYKNL from the coding sequence ATGCGTGTATTAGTTATCGGTGGTGCCGGATATATCGGCAGTCATGTAGTAAAAGCAATGCTGGCGGCCGGTCATTCGGTTACGGTATTCGACAATTTATCGACGGGACAATTATGCAATATTTTCCCGGGTACGGAGTTTATTGCAGGCGATACTCGCCACAACGACGATATTGAAGCAGCCTTTGCCCGTGGTTTTGACGGGGCTGTGTACCTTGCTGCATTTAAGGCGGTAGGAGAGTCGATGGTTGCTCCTGAAAAATATTCCATCAATAATATCTCGGCAACGATGAATATTTTAAATGCTGCGGTCAAACACGGGTGTCTCCGTTTTGTATTTTCGTCATCGGCTGCAGTTTACGGTTCCCCTGAATATCTTCCGATTGATGAAAAGCATCCGAAGAATCCCGAAAGCTATTATGGGTTTACCAAGCTTAAAACAGAAGAGTTTTTGCAATGGTATGACCGGTTAAAGGGGCTTAAATTTGCATCGCTGCGGTATTTTAATGCAGCAGGCTATGATCCGGAGGGGGCTGTTAAGGGGCTTGAGCGGAATCCGCAGAACCTCCTGCCGATTATTATGGAGGTAGCTGCCGGTATGCGGAAAGAACTTCAAATTTTTGGAAACGATTATCCCACACGCGACGGCACCTGTATCCGTGACTATGTCCATGTTAGCGACCTTGCGAAAGCGCATACCGATGCACTGCATTATATCGATAAGGAAAATAGTAGTCTTATCGTAAATCTCGGCAGCGAAGTTGGAATTACCGTCAGCGAAATGCTTACCGCCGCTCGTTCTATTACCGGAAAGGCAATACCTGCCCGCTTTGTCGGCCGCCGTGCCGGAGACCCTGCCGAGCTTTATGCAACATCTCAGCATGCCCGCGAAACGATAGGCTGGAATCCTCAGTATTCTGATGTAAAAACTTTGATTGAATCAACGTGGAATATGTATAAAAATCTTTAA
- a CDS encoding 4-alpha-glucanotransferase, translated as MKCLPLNQALCGTAVPVSALYSQKSCGVGEFSDLIPFADFCKKAGLRIIQLLPVNDTGTDSSPYNALSAFALHPLYICLDDIPEAHTFKAEIKKIRTAFEPHTPGERFRYRDILHEKNVLLHAIFNKAESQIIADSQTGELAEWIQANPWIIEYAVFKNIKRQNYYASWKDWKECAGMRSPSTAKIAAAWNDPVLKREHLFYAWVQMHLHKQLLKAVTYCANNGIAVKGDIPILMNEDSVEVWAHPEYFRSDLRAGSPPDGDNPTGQNWGFPIYNWVNLKATGYRWWKERLAHASQYYHAYRLDHILGFFRIWAITEGETTGILGKPIPYAEITIEDLKKAGFSKSRIRWMAEPHINTDIVQNAVNGDYLYAHGLLRKVADRIGTEELWLFKAEIQSEADIHRCEFPPEVETVLRQKWTDRMLVKAGKDLHGAAVYTAAYLYRNTTAWGTLSEDEQRQFALLVEEKELMQNQLWAAQAGDVLSELCDSVDMQPCAEDLGAKPAALPAVLENLHILSLRVFRWEREWGKNGAPFIPLQDYPKAAVAVTSVHDSSTMREWWEQELSYVDMRSFFDALHIDGKMRKTLCPIEGEKPAYTADLAVVLLSALVKVPSMLAIFPVQDWLGVIIDELPKSKACEERINVPGTVSKSNWTYRLPLPIETFGKNKELIKRLRNITSLRHTELTD; from the coding sequence ATGAAATGTTTACCGCTTAATCAGGCTTTATGCGGAACTGCCGTACCGGTTTCCGCTCTGTACAGTCAAAAAAGCTGCGGCGTCGGCGAATTTTCCGATCTCATTCCTTTTGCAGACTTTTGCAAAAAAGCAGGACTGCGCATTATTCAGCTTTTACCTGTCAATGATACAGGTACCGACAGTTCTCCGTATAATGCTCTTTCGGCGTTTGCGCTGCATCCGCTCTACATCTGCTTGGATGATATACCGGAAGCACATACTTTCAAGGCTGAGATAAAAAAAATACGTACCGCTTTTGAACCGCACACTCCGGGGGAGCGGTTTCGATACCGGGATATACTTCACGAAAAAAATGTACTGTTGCATGCCATATTTAATAAGGCTGAATCACAAATTATTGCGGATTCTCAGACCGGCGAGCTTGCGGAATGGATACAGGCAAATCCGTGGATAATCGAATACGCGGTGTTTAAGAATATTAAGCGGCAAAACTATTATGCTTCGTGGAAAGATTGGAAAGAATGTGCCGGTATGCGTTCTCCTTCAACGGCAAAAATCGCTGCTGCGTGGAACGATCCTGTTTTGAAACGGGAGCATCTATTCTATGCGTGGGTACAAATGCATCTGCATAAGCAACTGTTAAAAGCCGTTACCTATTGTGCTAATAACGGGATTGCGGTAAAAGGCGATATTCCTATTTTGATGAACGAGGATTCGGTAGAAGTGTGGGCGCACCCCGAATATTTCCGTAGCGATCTTCGCGCTGGCAGCCCTCCTGATGGAGATAATCCTACAGGACAAAATTGGGGCTTCCCTATTTACAACTGGGTAAATTTAAAAGCAACCGGCTATCGTTGGTGGAAAGAGCGGCTTGCCCATGCATCGCAGTATTACCATGCGTACCGGCTCGATCATATCTTAGGCTTTTTTAGAATTTGGGCTATTACCGAAGGAGAAACGACCGGTATTTTAGGTAAACCTATTCCTTATGCGGAAATAACGATTGAGGATTTGAAAAAGGCAGGTTTTTCCAAAAGCCGTATCCGATGGATGGCAGAGCCGCATATCAATACCGATATCGTTCAAAATGCAGTGAACGGCGACTATCTGTATGCGCATGGTCTGTTGCGTAAAGTTGCCGATAGAATCGGTACTGAGGAGCTGTGGCTTTTTAAAGCAGAAATACAAAGCGAGGCAGATATTCATCGTTGTGAATTTCCTCCTGAAGTGGAAACCGTTTTGCGGCAAAAATGGACTGATCGTATGTTGGTAAAAGCCGGAAAAGACTTGCATGGCGCTGCCGTGTATACCGCGGCATATCTGTACCGGAATACCACTGCATGGGGAACGTTATCGGAGGATGAACAAAGACAATTTGCTTTACTGGTAGAAGAAAAAGAATTAATGCAGAATCAACTGTGGGCTGCGCAGGCGGGAGATGTTTTGTCGGAATTGTGCGATTCCGTTGATATGCAGCCTTGTGCTGAAGATTTGGGTGCGAAACCTGCGGCATTGCCGGCGGTTCTGGAAAACTTACATATCTTGAGCCTGCGGGTGTTCCGCTGGGAACGTGAATGGGGAAAAAACGGAGCGCCTTTTATCCCGCTGCAAGATTATCCGAAAGCAGCAGTTGCGGTAACTTCCGTGCACGATTCTTCGACAATGCGGGAATGGTGGGAGCAAGAATTGTCTTATGTGGATATGCGTTCATTCTTTGATGCGTTACATATTGACGGCAAGATGCGGAAAACGCTTTGTCCTATTGAAGGGGAAAAACCTGCCTACACGGCGGACTTAGCTGTGGTATTATTGAGCGCCTTAGTCAAGGTGCCGTCAATGCTTGCTATCTTTCCTGTGCAAGACTGGTTGGGAGTCATAATCGATGAATTGCCGAAAAGTAAGGCTTGTGAGGAGCGTATTAATGTGCCGGGTACTGTCAGCAAGTCGAACTGGACATATCGATTACCGCTCCCCATAGAGACTTTTGGCAAAAACAAAGAATTGATAAAGCGATTACGAAATATCACCTCATTACGGCATACCGAACTAACCGATTAA